A window of the Falco rusticolus isolate bFalRus1 chromosome 1, bFalRus1.pri, whole genome shotgun sequence genome harbors these coding sequences:
- the PTRH2 gene encoding peptidyl-tRNA hydrolase 2, mitochondrial: protein MDYLSKPGLLSVIAGVACGMCLGWGIRGRLLRQTKAGMTAPVNSLGSEASIMGESGEFKMVLIVRNDLKMGKGKVAAQCSHAAVSAYKQVQRRNPELLKQWEYCGQPKVVLKAPDEETLIQLLSEAKHLGLTVSLIQDAGRTQIAPGSQTVLGIGPGPADVVDKVSGHLKLF from the coding sequence ATGGATTATCTCTCCAAACCCGGGTTGCTCAGTGTCATTGCCGGAGTCGCGTGTGGCATGTGCCTGGGATGGGGCATCCGTGGGAGACTTTTAAGGCAGACCAAAGCTGGAATGACTGCTCCTGTCAATAGCCTGGGGAGCGAAGCCAGCATCATGGGAGAGTCTGGGGAGTTCAAGATGGTGCTAATTGTCCGCAACGATTTGAAGATGGGAAAGGGTAAAGTAGCAGCACAGTGTTCccatgctgctgtttctgcctACAAGCAAGTTCAAAGAAGAAATCCTGAACTCCTGAAGCAGTGGGAATACTGCGGACAGCCTAAGGTGGTCCTTAAAGCTCCTGATGAAGAGACTCTGATCCAACTCCTGTCTGAAGCAAAGCACCTCGGACTGACCGTGAGCTTAATACAAGATGCAGGTCGTACTCAGATCGCTCCGGGCTCCCAGACAGTCCTTGGTATTGGACCGGGACCAGCTGATGTAGTAGATAAAGTTTCTGGTCACCTGAAACTCTTTTGA